A window of Fusarium musae strain F31 chromosome 1, whole genome shotgun sequence genomic DNA:
GCCTTGCAGCCCGCCCGCCTGTACGTACCGCGGACCTTAGCAGCAACCTCATTGCACTGCACCTTctaactaactaccttaactaGTAGCTCCAGCCCAGTGACGGGAGCTTCAACTGTCCAACTCGCACTCCATCCACTCCACGCCGGCTGCTGTTCTACAACCCCACGACGCGAAGATACGATACGAATTAACGACTGCAAAGCTTTCGGCTTCACACAACGAATCACCGCCTTCCTTGTCCCCGAGTTTCTCTCGATAAGCCGGCCGCTGGTTGACGTCGGTTCCCGACCTCGCATCTACCTCTCTACCCTcaagaagccatcatggtaGGTTAACCTCCGACGAGCCAATCTCTTTTTCGCACAAAGCTAACCATGCAACTCAATCAATAGTCATCTCCTTTCTCGATAAGTTCGTCTCGGTCGCCTGTCATCATACCAGCCTTCATCCATAGCTAacctccctcttcctccagaCGGCGGCGCCTGTGTTGCCATGGTCGGAAAGGACTGTGTCGCCATCGCATGCGATCTTCGCCTCGGTCTCCAGGCTCTTACTGTGTCCAACAATTTCCCCAAGATCTTCCAGTACGGCGACGTCTTCTTAGGTCTCACTGGCCTGGCTACCGATGTCAACACCGTGAGCGACCTCTTCCGCTACAAGGTCAACATGTACCGCCTGCGTGAGGAGCGCTCCATCGCCCCTCGAACCTTTGCCAATCTCGTTTCCTCATCTCTCTACGAGCGCCGTTTTGGACCTTACTTCGTGTCTCCTGTCGTTGCTGGTCTTGATCCCAAGACTGGCAAGCCTTTTATCTGTGGCTTCGATAGTATTGGCTGTATCGACTTTGCCAAGGACTTCATTGTCTCTGGCACCGCTTCCGAGCAGCTCTTTGGCATGTGCGAGGGTCTCTGGGAGCCTGATCTGGTATGCAAATAATGACAAAGCAGCTATACATCGTCCGAGTTTGGCTGTGGGTGTTGCTCTGCTCAAGAGCGAAATGCTGATCATATTACTTATAGGAACCCGATGCCCTTTTTGAGACCATCTCTCAGTCGTTGCTCAACGCTGTTGACCGTGATGCCCTTTCAGGCTGGGGTGCGCACGTTTACATTatcgagaaggacaaggtcaCCAAGCGATTACTAAAGGGACGACAGGACTAGAGCGGCGGTGTGATAGACAAATCTACACGAATAGAGCGGGACGAGGAGTGGTTTATGTATCTTGTATGAATAAATACTCGGCCAATGTCAACCGCCGGGTAATGAGAATGCACGTCTTcgtcttgccatcaacccTCTCTGTCACAAGCTTCAATACTCCCAGGGTGAATGAATTCACGGTTTGATTCAACTCTGCCAATTGGCCCATATTGTCATTGTCCTCTTCTATGGGGATCGAATACATTGCCATATTCAATATGCAGCTCATCCTACTCGAGCAGGACCGCGAAGGCTTCGCAAGGTGCTAGTTTGGTCTCACCACCGTTTAACTCATCAAGTGTTCTTCCAGCAGAGCTGACCAGCACCGCTCGAATCTTGCCAGGCAAAGACCACGCAACTGTATCAGTCGTGAAGTTACATACGACGAGAGCAGTCTCTCCGTTGTCGGCCCTTCGTGAGTATGCAAAGACCTTCTCGTTGGTTTCGTCAACGAGTTGGAAGTTTCCATATACAAATAGATCTAGGAACTCCTTTCGTCTCTGCAGAACTTTGCGATAGCAGCTGTACACAGAGTTAGGGTCTGAAGTCTGCGATGCAGCGTTGATTTCCTTGTAGTTGTCGTTGACTCTCATCCAAGGCTTAGCATCAGCAGTAGTAAAGCCAGCGTTGCGGCCTGCGTCCCATTGCATGGGAGTTCGGGCATTGTCACGAGACTTCTTCTGATACTCCACCTTGTAGGAGTTTCGAGCCGCCTCATCATCGTTTTTGTGAAGACTACGCAGGATGTCAGTGAAATGTGTTTAGCAGCTACATTCTCCGACTTACTCCCAATGTCGAAGGCAGTCAAGGTCCTTATATTCTTCCAAGCCCCAGTCTGAGGGGACATTGGTCATCCCAATCTCCTGTCCTTGGTAAATAAAAGGGGTACCTGACTGGAAACCCAGGAAGATGGCGATAAGCTTCGCACTATCCACCCGATGCTTGGTGCCATCGTGAACAAAGCGGCTTACAGCCCGTGGTTGGTCATGGTTCTCCAAGTAAAGGGCGTTCCAGCCTCCATTGTCGTACATGAACTTCTGCCATTTGAGAGTGGTAGATTTGAGCTCAGAAAGGTCCCAGGATCTAGGTGTGAACTTGCCGCCAACACCATGATCAAGATCCATCCTGCGAGTTGATCAGCGGCTGATATAATACTGATGTTGGAAACTTGACTTACAACTCAAAGTGGAAAATCATGCTCAACTCTCCACGGTCACCACGGACAGCCTTAATCAACTCACGCTCATCGTGCACACAGGGCATCTCACCCACGCTGAAAGCATCGTACTCTTGCAGAATAGCACCAATCTCTTTGAGAAACTCGTGGCATCGGGGGCCACAAGCATAGAATTCATGACCACGAAGTACAGTCTTATCGGAGTCGGGGAACGCCTGGTCCTTACTGACAAAGTTGATGACATCCATGCGGAAACCATCGGTGCCTCTGTCGAGCCAGAAGCGCATGACATCGTGAACTTGTTTTCTGACTGCTGGGTTCTCCCAGTTAAGATCTGGCTGCTGCTTGCAGAAGAGGCAGAGATAGTATTCATCTGTGGTTTCGTCGTACTCCCAGGCACTTCCTATACATTCGTCAGCTGGGACACTCGGAATTAGAAGCCCTAGTGAACTCACCTTGGAAATGAGCGTCCCAGTTATTGGGAGGGTGCCTGTTTCCTTCGGAATCATACTTTGCAGGCTTCCAGATGTACCAATCACGATAGGGGTTGTCCTTGGACTTTCGAGACTCCCTGAACCACTCATGCTGATCACTGGTATGATTCATGACCAGGTCGAGAACGAGCTTCATGCCTCGCTCATggagcttgtccttgaggaCATCAACATCTGAGACATCACCATATGGAGGGTCGATTGTGTAATAGTCACTAATATCGTACCCCTAAGGTTTGTTAATATACAATGCAATATTGTTGGTTTTTCGAAAGGGGAGAAAAAAGGTGGTGACACACCATATCAACCTGAGGGCTCTTGAAGATTGGTGAAAGCCATACGATATCAACCCCCAAGTTTTTGAGGTAATCAACTCGAGAGATAATGCCCTTCAGGTCTCCAACACCAGAGCCAGTGGAATCTTGGTAAGAAGCAGGGTAGACTTGATACACCGAGCTCTCTTTCCACCAGGCTCGCAGACTTTGATCCGTGCTACCCATGACTACAGAGAACTGGGTTGATGCTGGTTCTGGAGGGTGCTACGGTGATATCGTCTGCAGCCTGTTAGTTATATACACATGCACATGGGCTCTCAGCACGTGAGACGGCCGCTCGTGATCAAACATCAACTCACGATAAACCAATTCAAGCCACTTTTCTTCGGCAGTACCGTGCACTTTCACGGCTGTATCGACAGGAGAACAAACCCGGTGTCATATACGGGACAAAGATGATATGCAACAGCGCCAATCCAGTAATGAGGCTCGAATCGAATACAGCTGGCGTCGAACTGCAGGGTATTATGTGCTGTCACACAGCGTCTTGTTGAGCCCTACCGTGAGACAATTTTTACAGCGAGTCGACCAGTAGAACGACATCGGTAGTTGTCAATCTATTTAATAGGCTTCACGGAGTAATTCCCGGAGAGATTCTGCGGATCGATAGTGGTGACTGATCTGCCCCTCTCTCCAGGGTAAAATCTTCGCTGGTGGGTGAGATATTTACAGCCAACATGATACGAGATCTGCAACATTATGATTTTGAGAAGGTTATGATGTGTTCTTATCAGGTTGGTTTGCTTGTACGGCGTGATGTGGAGCTCCATGTGGGAGATGGTTTATTGTGAGTTGAGAAGGGTTAGCCGATGAAGTTCAAGTGTAGATCATGATGGATCACGCAGGCTATTGTTGAGAGAAGAACAGAATACCTTGATGTAAGGTAGAAGATAGGACGGAAAGTATACTCAGCTCACGCAACTGGATACTAACGTTAGGAGGTAGGTCTAAGGAAGGGAGAAAATTCCCCAACATGATGTTCGATTTCATTGTCGACGACCAACTTTCGTACCTAGTAGGTAGACTTACCCTATCTACCATGCCTAAGTATTCATAGCCACACTACCTAGTACTAAGGTAATCTGCTGTTGTAGTATTCCTATGTAGGAAAACAGAAGCCACCTATCGTCCAAACTCAAAGCGTTGTGTTAACGATAAAGCAtggagaggctgagaagggctATCCTTGGACCATAGTAACATCAGCATCCGTGTAACCCGTCTTAGCTGTTTTCAATTGCAGCCATTTAATGCATCGGATGCAAAAACAAGGTCCGTCTACCGTTGACCCGCAATGGGGAGTTGATGTACTGGTATGTATAGGATGTGGATATACTCTTGGAAACCAACACGACAATAATATGTAGGTAGTtactgtacagtactgtTGATGACGAGTAAGCGTGGTGATCAAAGAACCGACGATATATGCCGAATGACTGATTGCAGGAGGAATACGGATAGATGCGCTATAATATGGACAAGACCTATCAACGTTACAGTTCAGAGTACGCGAGTTCTCTCGTTTCACGATGTTGCTATAATTAAACTGGACTTCCCTCATCAGACCAATCATCCATACAGAGGTGATAGGATCTGTTTGAGCCATGGAGCATTCCAACTTATT
This region includes:
- the PUP3 gene encoding proteasome core particle subunit beta 3 (MEROPS:MER0001710~EggNog:ENOG41~BUSCO:EOG09264G4X), which encodes MVDGGACVAMVGKDCVAIACDLRLGLQALTVSNNFPKIFQYGDVFLGLTGLATDVNTVSDLFRYKVNMYRLREERSIAPRTFANLVSSSLYERRFGPYFVSPVVAGLDPKTGKPFICGFDSIGCIDFAKDFIVSGTASEQLFGMCEGLWEPDLEPDALFETISQSLLNAVDRDALSGWGAHVYIIEKDKVTKRLLKGRQD
- a CDS encoding hypothetical protein (CAZy:GH13), with protein sequence MGSTDQSLRAWWKESSVYQVYPASYQDSTGSGVGDLKGIISRVDYLKNLGVDIVWLSPIFKSPQVDMGYDISDYYTIDPPYGDVSDVDVLKDKLHERGMKLVLDLVMNHTSDQHEWFRESRKSKDNPYRDWYIWKPAKYDSEGNRHPPNNWDAHFQGSAWEYDETTDEYYLCLFCKQQPDLNWENPAVRKQVHDVMRFWLDRGTDGFRMDVINFVSKDQAFPDSDKTVLRGHEFYACGPRCHEFLKEIGAILQEYDAFSVGEMPCVHDERELIKAVRGDRGELSMIFHFELMDLDHGVGGKFTPRSWDLSELKSTTLKWQKFMYDNGGWNALYLENHDQPRAVSRFVHDGTKHRVDSAKLIAIFLGFQSGTPFIYQGQEIGMTNVPSDWGLEEYKDLDCLRHWDLHKNDDEAARNSYKVEYQKKSRDNARTPMQWDAGRNAGFTTADAKPWMRVNDNYKEINAASQTSDPNSVYSCYRKVLQRRKEFLDLFVYGNFQLVDETNEKVFAYSRRADNGETALVVCNFTTDTVAWSLPGKIRAVLVSSAGRTLDELNGGETKLAPCEAFAVLLE